One part of the Candidatus Omnitrophota bacterium genome encodes these proteins:
- a CDS encoding nucleotidyltransferase domain-containing protein: MANNFVDAISKEEIAKFCQRWKIKELALFGSVLRDDFDTDSDVDIMADFGEKAEWGLLDHVQMQNELQAMFHRKVDFIGKRAIERSKNWLRRQAILDSAQILFSEYEAEHAER, translated from the coding sequence ATGGCGAATAATTTTGTTGACGCAATTTCAAAAGAGGAAATAGCCAAATTCTGCCAACGGTGGAAAATAAAAGAATTGGCTTTGTTTGGTTCGGTTTTACGCGACGATTTCGATACTGACAGCGATGTGGATATCATGGCCGATTTTGGTGAAAAGGCGGAATGGGGATTGCTCGACCATGTTCAGATGCAAAACGAACTGCAAGCAATGTTTCACCGAAAAGTAGACTTTATCGGCAAACGGGCAATCGAACGCAGTAAAAATTGGCTCCGCCGCCAAGCGATATTAGATTCCGCTCAAATCCTTTTCTCCGAGTATGAGGCCGAACATGCGGAGAGATGA